One part of the Quercus lobata isolate SW786 chromosome 7, ValleyOak3.0 Primary Assembly, whole genome shotgun sequence genome encodes these proteins:
- the LOC115951942 gene encoding uncharacterized protein LOC115951942, which yields MYNGRTDPMEHVSHFNQRMTVYSKNEALMCKVFPSILGPMAMRWFDSLEEDSISSFKELTRAFRARFVTCSRVPQPLDSLLSMTMREGETLKMYSDKYWKMFNEIDGNFDVVAIRTFKVGLPAKYDLRKSLTRKPVRSVRQLMDRIDKYKRVEEDQHQVKGKVKVVPQDRRNLKLDRCNNNRPQRDFTGNSRSTTTQDGGRPHEVQPKSSLLVPPGMRAHYRGLQDFVEPPGAIS from the exons ATGTATAATGGCAGAACGGACCCTatggagcatgttagccatttCAACCAGAGAATGACTGTTTACTCCAAGAATGAGGCCTTAATGTGCAAAGTGTTCCCATCCATTTTGGGGcctatggcgatgagatggtttgacagCCTCGAAGAAGATTCTATTAGCTCCTTTAAGGAGCTTACTAGGGCGTTTAGGGCTCGTTTTGTGACTTGCAGTAGGGTTCCCCAACCTTTGGACTCCTTGCTGTCTATGACCATGCGAGAAGGGGAGACCTTAAAAATGTATTCCGACAAGTACTGGaagatgttcaatgagatagatggGAATTTTGACGTCGTGGCTATAAGGACTTTCAAGGTTGGCTTGCCCGCCAAGTATGATCTGAGAAAGTCTTTGACCAGGAAACCAGTTAGGAGTGTGCGTCAGCTCATGGACCGTATTGATAAGTATAAACGGGTTGAGGAGGACCAACACCAGGTAAAGGGGAAAGTTAAGGTGGTCCCTCAAGATAGAAGGAATCTCAAGTTGGATAGGTGCAATAACAATCGACCTCAGAGAGATTTTACGGGGAATTCTAGATCTACTACTACTCAG GATGGGGGGAGACCCCACGAAGTGCAACCAAAGTCTTCATTGCTAGTACCACCAGGAATGAGAGCACACTACCGAGGATTACAGGACTTTGTAGAGCCACCTGGAGCAATTAGTTAA